A window of the Brassica oleracea var. oleracea cultivar TO1000 chromosome C1, BOL, whole genome shotgun sequence genome harbors these coding sequences:
- the LOC106307279 gene encoding 3-epi-6-deoxocathasterone 23-monooxygenase: MDYWIAGFLVLTAGVLLLSWLWFRLTNSKTRDEDKQEESEKKKGMIPKGSLGWPVIGETLTFIACGYSSRPVSFMDKRKSLYGKVFKTNIIGTPIIISTDAEVNKVVLQNHGNTFVPAYPKSITELLGENSILSINGAHQKRLHTLISAFLRSPHLKERITRDIEASVALTLASWSQLPLVHVQDEIKKMTFEILVKLLMSISPGEDLNILKLEFQEFIKGLICIPIKFPGTRLHKSLKAKERLIKIVQKVVEERQVTTTEMPNSPANDAVDVLLRDVNDGGCSDKQSHPLDFISGKIVEMMIPGEETMPTAMTLAVKFLSDNPVALAKLVEENMEMKRRKLESGKEYGWSDYMSLSFTQNVINETLRMANIINGVWRKALKDVEIKGYLIPKGWCVLASFISVHMDEDIYENPYQFDPWRWDRINGTANSNICFTPFGGGQRLCPGLELSKLEISIFLHQLVTRFSWTAEKDEIVSFPTVKMKRRLPIRVTPVERTSPISVEDH; the protein is encoded by the exons ATGGATTATTGGATCGCCGGTTTCTTGGTTTTGACGGCCGGAGTTCTACTCCTTTCATGGCTCTGGTTCCGTTTAACAAACTCAAAAACAAGAGATGAAGACAAACAAGAAGAGAGTGAGAAGAAGAAGGGAATGATTCCGAAGGGAAGTTTAGGATGGCCGGTGATCGGAGAAACCCTAACCTTTATTGCTTGTGGATATTCTTCTCGGCCTGTTTCCTTCATGGACAAACGAAAGTCTTT GTATGGGAAGGTGTTCAAGACGAACATAATAGGGACACCAATCATAATATCAACCGATGCAGAAGTTAACAAAGTGGTGCTCCAAAACCATGGGAACACATTTGTCCCTGCATACCCTAAATCAATCACTGAACTACTTGGAGAAAACTCTATTCTCAGCATCAATGGAGCTCATCAAAAGAGGCTACACACTCTCATTAGCGCGTTCCTTAGATCCCCTCACCTCAAGGAGAGGATCACTCGAGACATTGAGGCCTCGGTTGCTCTCACTTTAGCTTCTTGGTCTCAACTTCCCTTGGTTCATGTCCAAGATGAGATCAAAAAG ATGACGTTTGAGATACTAGTAAAACTGCTGATGAGCATATCTCCTGGTGAAGATTTGAATATTCTTAAACTAGAGTTCCAAGAATTCATCAAGGGTTTGATTTGTATCCCCATCAAATTCCCTGGCACTAGACTTCATAAATCCTTAAAG GCCAAAGAAAGGTTAATAAAGATAGTTCAGAAGGTTGTGGAGGAGAGACAAGTGACTACGACCGAGATGCCAAATTCTCCAGCAAATGACGCGGTGGATGTGCTCTTAAGAGACGTTAATGACGGTGGTTGTTCGGATAAGCAATCTCACCCGTTAGATTTCATCAGTGGAAAGATCGTAGAGATGATGATACCCGGAGAAGAAACGATGCCAACGGCGATGACGTTGGCTGTCAAATTTCTAAGTGACAATCCCGTCGCTCTAGCTAAACTCGTG GAGGAGAATATGGAGATGAAGAGGCGTAAATTGGAGTCGGGAAAAGAATACGGTTGGTCAGATTATATGTCTCTCTCTTTTACTCAAAAT GTGATAAATGAAACGTTGAGAATGGCTAATATCATTAACGGTGTGTGGAGGAAGGCTCTTAAAGATGTGGAAATAAAAG GTTACTTGATACCAAAAGGATGGTGTGTATTGGCATCATTTATATCAGTTCACATGGATGAAGATATTTACGAGAATCCCTATCAATTCGATCCGTGGAGATGGGAT AGGATTAATGGAACGGCAAACAGTAATATTTGCTTCACACCCTTTGGTGGTGGGCAAAGGCTATGTCCCGGTTTAGAACTATCTAAGCTCGAAATTTCCATCTTTCTTCACCAACTCGTAACCCGGTTCAG TTGGACAGCCGAGAAAGACGAGATCGTGTCATTTCCAACGGTCAAGATGAAACGGAGGCTTCCGATCCGAGTGACTCCGGTCGAGAGAACCTCTCCTATCTCAGTTGAAGATCATTAG